Part of the Planococcus plakortidis genome is shown below.
GTCATGATGCAAACGGTCGATATTGCGTTTCACGGCCGGATGGTCGTACATATGGACATTCATCGCCGGCGCCACCCAAATCGGCGCAGTCGTCGCAAGAAGCACCGTCGACACCATATCATCGCCTAAGCCATTCGCCATTTTCGCGATCATATTGGCAGTAGCGGGTGCAACAATGACCAGGTCCGCCCAGTCCGCCAAATCGATATGGGCGATGACCGAAGAATCCTTTTCATCGAAGGTATCAAAATAGACATCGTTTCTGGACATCACCTGGAAGGATAGGGGCTGGACGAATTGCTTCGCCGATTCGGTCATGATCACTTTTACGTCCGCTCCCGCCTGGGACAGTTTGCTGACGAGAGCGACCGCTTTATAGACGGCGATGCCGCCGCTCACACACAATAGGATTTTTCGATTTGCCAACACCGCTAAACACCCTTTCTAAACAACAAACTCCCAAAGAACAGGTTCGCTCTGGGAGTCGTCAATTGAGATCATAAGTTAAATTTCGTCTTCGTAAATCGCGGATGCATCTTGCTGTACCGGCGTCAATGCGCCTTCCGCAATTTCTTCAAGCGCTTTTCCAACCGCTTTATGGGATGTGTAGGCATCCAGTTTTTCATCTCCATGTTCGTGCAATTGGCGGGCTCTCTTGGAAGCCAAAGCGACCAAAGAGTATTTCGAATCGATGCGGCTTTTCAGTTTATCAACGGATGGGTATAACATCAGGCATTCTCCTTTAGCATATCTAAGTATCTTTTCTCGACGCGTTCCCGCTTGCAATGCTCCGCGATGATGATGGCATTGATACGGTCGCATGCATTTTCGACTTCATCGTTCTCGACGACGTAATCGTACAAGTTCATCATCTCAAGTTCTTTCCTGGCGGCGTGGATGCGGGAAGCGATCACTTCGTCCGATTCCGTGCCGCGGCCGACCAAGCGCTCTTCGAGTTCCGAGAGGCTGGGGGGCGCAAGGAAGATGAACAAGCCATCCGGCACCTTATCGCGCACTTGCGCTGCCCCTTGCACTTCAATCTCCAGGAACACATCACGCCCGGCATCACGCATTTTATTGACGTATTCGAGCGGCGTGCCGTAATAATTGCCGACATACTCGGCATATTCGAGCAATTGCCCTTGGTCGATCAGTTCTTCAAATTCATGACGGGTCTTGAAGAAATAATCGACTTCGTCCACTTCCCCTTCGCGCGGTGCGCGCGTCGTCATGGAAATGGAATATTCATAATTCGTATCCGGCTGTTGGAACAGCTCTTTTCGCACCGTGCCTTTGCCGACCCCCGAAGGCCCGGACAGCACGATGAGCAGTCCGCGTTGTTTTCTCATTTTATCCCTCGCTTGCCTCATCATCATTTTCTTCAATCCGCGCTAGTGCCGTCTCGACCGACAAAGCGGAAATGACCACATGATCGCTATCCATGATAAAGATCGACTTGGTCTTCTTGCCGCCTGTCGCATCGACGAGCAAGCCTTTGCTGCGCGCTTCCTGTATTAGGCGTTTGGAAGGCGCCGAGTCCGGCTGGATCATCGAGACGATGCGGTCCACTGATACCGCATTGCCCGACCCGATGGATATGAACTTCGGCTTTCTCTTCATCTTCCCCACCGCCATCAATGCTCGAGTTATATGTTCGCGCTTAAAACTAACTGTCTTATTATATCATATTCTTCCGTGAAAATGATAAGATGGAACAAAACGATTTGAAAGAGGGATTTTTCATGGCATTTGATGGATTATTTACGAAAGCGATGACGAGCGAATTGCAACAGCTCATCACCGGAAGGATTTCAAAAGTTCATCAGCCTAATCAGCTCGAACTGCTCCTGCATATACGCGCACAAGGAAAAAACCATAAATTGCTCATCTCGATCCACCCGTCCTATTCGCGGATTCATTTGACCAACACGACAAACGTCAATCCATCGGAACCGCCGATGTTCTGCATGCTGCTCCGGAAGCATATTGAAGGCGGTGTCATCACAGGTCTCGAGCAACACGGTTCCGACCGGCTGATCATCTTGCGCATCCGCGCACGCAATGATATCGGCGACGAGATCGAACGCGAGCTCCATGTCGAAATGATGGGCCGGCATTCGAATATCATTTTAGTCGACGCCGAACGCGACATGATTCTCGACAGCCTCAAGCATTTGCCGCCGAGCGTCAACTCCTACCGGACGATTTTGCCGGGCCAGGATTATATGTTCCCGCCGTCCCAAGATAAACAGGATCCATTTGCGGCGGATGCAGACTTCAGCGGGCTCACCGACAAGGAAATCGTCTCCCGGTTTGCCGGCTTTTCCCCGTTGACGGCGAAAGAGCTGAACTACCGGCTCGAACAGGATCCAGAAAGCGCAGCTGCCTTTTTGCAGGATTTCAATGCTCCGGAACCGACCGGCTATTACGTCGAACAGCAAGGAAAAAGCTATTTTTCCGCGACTGAATTGACGCATCTCGGACAGGACAATATGCACTTTGACAACTTGTCAGAAATGCTCGACCGGATTTATTATGCGAAAGCCGAGCGCGACCGCGTCAAGCAACAGGCAGGCGATTTGGAGCGCTGGCTGCAGAACGAAATTTCCAAACTGAAACTGAAGCTGAAAAAACTCCAGAAAGAACAGGACCAAGCACAAAAACGCGATCAATTGCAATTGAACGGCGAATTGATCATGGCCAACCTGCACACCATCAAGAAGGGAATGAAACAGGCGGAAGTCGTCAATTATTATAATGAAGAAACTGTGACCATTCCGCTCGATCCGCGCAAGACGCCGATCGAGAATTCCCAGAAATATTACTCACGTTACCAAAAAGCCAAAACGGCGGTCGTCAAAACGCTCGAGCAAATCGAAAAGACGGAAGAAGACATCCGTTACTTCGAATTGCTCATGCAGCAAGTGCAACAGGCAGGGCTGTCTGACATCGAAGAGATCCGCGAAGAATTGTCGGAACAAGGTTATATGAAAGCCCAGAAATCGAAGAAAAAGAAAAAGCCGCAAAAACCGAATGTCGAGCATTATGTATCGAGTGCCGGCATCCCGATATCAGTTGGCAAGAACAATAAACAGAATGATTACGTGACATTCAAAGTCGCAGCGAAATCCGATACGTGGCTGCACACGAAAGACATTCCGGGCTCGCATGTCATCATCCACTCGCAAGACCCGGATGAAGAAACCATCCTGGAAGCTGCCAGCATCGCTGCTTATTTCAGCAAAGCACGTGAATCGGCCTCGGTCCCGGTCGACTACACGGAAGTCCGCCAAGTGAAAAAACCGAGCGGCGCCAAACCCGGTTTCGTAATTTATTTTGAGCAGAAAACCGTTTATGTCACTCCGGACGAAGATTTAGTATTGAAATTGAAAAAGTGATTCCCCCCTGCCCATGCCAGCTTAGCGTTGGCATGGGCCTTTTACCCATGTCTGTTTACATAATAATATTATATGAACACTTCATGCCGATAAAGCATTGCCTCGAGCCATGGTTAATGCTATCTTTTTATAGGACATAATATAAGGAGGCTTTACATTGATTACTTTCACGAAACGCACATACATAACTGCTGCTTTGGCCAGCACGGCAGCACTGGCACTTTCAGCATGCGGGGACGAAAATGCGGAGACCGAACAGCCATCGGAGTGGGACCGCATCCAGGAAGAAGGCGTCTTGACTGTCGGCACCTCGGGAACATTGCTCGCCACTTCGTTCCGAGATGAGGAAAGCGGCGAATTAACCGGATTTGAAGTGGAAGTCGTACGCGAACTCGGCGAACGGCTCGGCCTTGATATCGAATTCCGCGAACTCGGGTTCGATGAGATGTTGACGAGCGTCAGCACGGGACAACTCGACATGGCAGCGAACGATATCGAAGTGACCGATGAAATGACCGATCAATTCCTGTTCTCAACGCCGATCAAGTATTCGTACGGTACAGCCGTCGTCCGGAAAGATGACCTGTCCGGCATCGAATCACTGGAAGACTTGGAAGGCAAAAAAGCGGCCGGCGTCTCGACATCGGTCTATATGCAAATCGCCCGCGACTACGGGGCGGAAGAAGTGACGTATGACAACGCGACAAACGAAGTCTATTTGCGCGACGTCTCGATCGGCCGGACCGATGTCATCTTGAACGATTATTATTTATCGACTTTCGGGGTGGCGGCATTCCCGGAACTCAACATCACGATCCATCCGGACATTAAATATTTGCCGTCCGAAGTCGGCCTGGTCGTCAACAAGGACCATGAAGAATTGCTCGAACAAGTAAATGGCACACTTGAGGAAATGCTTTCGGATGGCACCATCAGTGATATTTCGGCTGAATTCTTCGGCGGTGCCGATGTCTCCATCGAACCGGACATCGAAGAGGAAAACTAAAGGAGGCCCATTTTTATGAGCGATATCGAATGGGGGTTGTTATTCGATCCTGAGCTTGCGATCAATTCCTTGCCATATGTGCTCGAAGGCATTTGGCTGACGCTATTGATTTCCATGGGCAGCATGCTCGGCGGCCTCGTCATCGGCTTTTTCCTCGCGCTCGCGAGGACTTCGAAACTGCCGTTGCTTCATTTGCCGGCACGGCTTTATATTTCCTTCATGCGCGGGGTGCCGATTCTTGTCATCTTGTTCTTGCTGTATTTTGCACTCCCTGTCATCGGCGTTGAGTTCACCGCCTTACAGGCTGCACTCATCGGCTTCACCATCAACAGCGCTGCCTATATCGCGGAAGTGTTCCGCTCGGCCCTGGCGTCCGTCGATAAAGGGCAATGGGAATCGTCCACCGCACTCGGCCTCACCTATTGGCAGACGATGCGCAGGATCATCCTGCCGCAATCGGTGCGCATTGCGGTGCCGCCTTTATCGAATGTCTACTTGGACCTGATCAAGGCCTCCTCGCTCGCTGCGATGATCACGGTGCCGGAAATTTTCCAGAAAGCGCGCATTGTCGGCGCGCGGGAATACGACCTGCTGACATTGCTCATCCTGGTCGCACTCATCTACTGGGCCATCTGCACAGTCATGACCGTGCTGCAGAACTACCTGGAAAAACGCTACGCGGAATACCTTTAAACCTTAAAAACCGCACCGGAACTTTATCCGGTGCGGTTTTGTTATTCGAAGGCTTCGTCTTCCATGTACATGACTTCCCATAAATGGCCGTCGGGGTCATAAAAGCTCCAGGAGTACATGAACTTGTTGTCCATTGGCTCATTAGCGGAACTGCCGCCTGCTGCCAGTGCCCTCTCCACCCATTCATCGACTTCCTTGCGGTTTGAAGCGGATAGGGCAATGATAGACTCGGCGCTATTCGACGTATCGGCAATGTCCTTGTGGGTAAAGCTTTTGAAAAAATCCTCCACCAATAGCATCGCGTACATATTCGGGCCGATGATCATGCACGTGGCGTTATTGTCTGTCATCCGCTCATCAAAATCAAACCCCATCTCCCCGAAAAACTTCATCGATCTCTCCAAGTCCTTAACCGGCAAATTAACGAAAATCTGGTTCGCTTGAATAGTCATATCTTCGCTTCCCTTCTTTTTCGTTTATCGTTCACTTTTCTATTCGTGGCATGGAATGAAATTCCTGCCTAGCGTTTCAGTTTCTCCAACCCTCTTGCATAAAAACCGGCCATCTCTTCTTCGGGCACGAGCGCCCCGCCAGTCAGCCAGACGATATGTGCCGCTTTTTCCGGATCAATTGAATGCTCTTCCGCATAGTTTGTCGCTGCCATCATGAAGGGCCCGGCAAAACCGGCTGCTGCGGAAGGTTCGATCTGGATCCCTTCACTATCTTTCAGCATGGCGAGCAGCGGGAACAATTCATTGTCCTCGACCGTCGCAATACCCGATATCAATTGTTCGGAACTCGCCGAGGCAAAACTTGACGCCCTGCCGACGGCGAGCCCGTCCGCTTCCGTCCTATTGTCGATGCCGATGTCCTGGACACAAATCCCGTTCTTCAAGCCTGTCATAAGCCCGAGCAGGACCGCTGGCGCATGTGTCGGCTCGATAAACACCGGATGTACGTAATCGCCGAACATGTAACGCAAACCGAATGCCATGCCACCCGGCGCCCTGCCGACACCGCATGGCAAATAGACGAACAGCGGATGTTCTTTATCCACTGCCACTCCCATATGTTCCAGTTGATGTTTCAATCGGAGCGCAGCCACGCTATAGCCAAGAAACAAGTCACGGGATTTTTCATCATCGACAAAATAACCGTTCGGCAGACGGAGCGTTTCTTCGCGCCCTGCTGTTACCGCTTCACTGAAATCCCCGCTGAACTCAACGACACGGACCCCTTTTTTCCGCAGCAATTCCTTCTTCCATTCTTTCGCGTCCGCTGACATATAGACAGAGACTTTGAATCCTAGTTCAGCGCTGATGATGCCGATGCTTAAGCCCAGGTTCCCGGTCGAGCCGACACCGATGGCATAGTTTCCGAAGTACTTTTTAGCTTCATCCGTCGCAAACCATTCATAGGAATCTCCAGGTGCAAGAAGCCCTTCTTTCAGCGCCAGCGTTTCCGCATGGCGCAGCACTTCAAAGAATCCGCCGCGAGCTTTCACCGACCCCGCAACAGGCAGCTCATTGTCACATTTAATGAATAATTTCCCAGGCAGGTGCTCGCCGTAATATGACTCCAATTGCGTTTGCATATTTCCTGCTTCCCGCAATTCCGACTCGATAATGCCTTCAGTCCCTTCCGTTTCAGGAAACACTGCCCTCAAATAAGGGGCAAAGCGCTGCCATAATCGTTCGGCCTCCTCCAAGTCTTCAAAACTGACCGGCAAGCCTTGGACGTGTTCCATCTCCCTGCGCTTCGGGTTGAGCCAAACGAGCGGCTGCAACTTGAGTAAATTGGCCATCTGCGGATATTCCTCCATCCAATTACCGATTTCCTGTTTGGTAAGTCCCATGCCTACCGCCTCCTTGTCGTTTGTTATACCATACCCTATTCACTTACTTTATTTCCCTTTATGGCTAAAAAAACCTTCCCCCATCCTGTCGATGGGGGAAGGTTTTCTTATGAAATCAATGTACCAGCTTTCAGTTTTTCATGCCAATCGCTAAGCATAGGCAAATCTTCTGCCGCGATCGAACCGCTTTCTTTTGCTTGTTCAACCAATGCCGGAAAATCCGTCAGTGTGTGGAAAGTGAATCCGGCTTCGTGTATCGCCTGTTCTGCTTGGGGCAACCCGTAAGTGAAAATCGCGGCGATACCGGCCACTTCAAAGCCGGCTTCTTGCAGCGCTTGCGCTGCCTGCAGCACCGACCCGCCTTTGGAGATCAAGTCTTCGATGACCACGGCTTTTTGGCCGGGCTCGATTTTACCTTCGATCAAATTCGATTGCCCATGCCCTTTCGGTTTCGAACGCACATAAACCATCGGCAGATCGAGGCGTTCCGCCACCCATGCAGCATGCGGGATACCCGCTGTCGCGGTTCCCGCTATCACTTGTGCATCCGGATATTCGCGGCGGATCGTTTCCGCCAGCCCATCGGCGATCGCCTTGCGGACTTTTGGATAGGACATCGTCAGCCGGTTGTCGCAGTAAATCGGCGATTTGACGCCGGATGCCCAGGTGAATGGATCGTTCGGGCGCAATTCAACTGCGTCGATGGATAATAGCTGTTGTGCGATTTGCTTTTTCATGAATGACCGCTCCATTCTCCGTTGATGTAATCGTAACTTTTTTGGGGGTTTTCCGAGCGGGTGATGGCTCTCCCGACGACGATATGCGTCGAACCCTGCATTTTTGCGTCGTAAGGAGTAGCGATGCGCTTCTGGTCGTGTGATTCAGAAGAAGCCGGGCGGATGCCGGGCGTCACGCGGAGGAAATCCTCCCCGCATGCATTCCCGATCGCTTCCGCTTCATGCACCGAACAGACAACGCCATCAAGCCCGGCCTGTTTCGCAAGTTTCGCGTAATGCAAAACCGACTCTTTTAAACTCACAGAGATCAATTGCTCTTGTTGCATTTGCTCTTCGCTCGTCGAAGTCAATTGCGTCACCGCAATCAATTTCGTCCCGCTGCCGGCAAGCCCCCGTTTCGCAGCTTCCATCATCGCAAGGCCGCCTGCTGCGTGGACATTGACCATATCGACGCCGAGCTCTGCGATGCGGCGCATGGCGGATTCGACGGTATTCGGTATATCGTGCAATTTCAAGTCCAGGAAAATGTCATGGCCATAGCGGTTCAATGCATGGACGAGTTCTGGCCCTTCCTGATAGAACAATTCCATTCCGACTTTCAGAAACAATGGTTCCGCAAACTCCGACAAGAATTCTTCCACATCGAGCTTCGACGGGAAGTCGAGCGCGATGATTGGTTTGGTAGTCATAAGCGGTGGCTCCTTCCAGTGAGTTCTTGTACAGATTCGTAACCCAGTTCGTGCAAACGTTCCGGCAGTTTATCGATCAGTTCCGGACAGACGAACGGATTGACGAAATTCGCCGTACCGACTGCGACAGCATTCGCTCCCGCTGACAAAAAGTCGATGACATCGTCCACTTCCGCTACGCCGCCCATGCCGATGATCGGCAAGTCGGTGTGACGCCGCACTTCATACACCATGCGCAGGGCGACCGGTTTGATCGCGGGCCCTGATAGGCCGCCTGTAAGGTTGGCGATGACCGGGCGGCCTGTTTTCGGGTCAAGCCGCATGCCAAGCAGCGTATTGATCATCGTGATCCCATCCGCCCCGCCTTCTTCGACCGCTTTGGCGAGTTCGACGACATCGGTGACGTTCGGCGATAATTTCACGTAAACCGGCACGTCCGAGACATCTTTCACCATGCGCGTCAATTCTTTTGCCACATATGGGTCCGTCCCGAAAGTGATGCCGCCTTGCTTGACGTTCGGGCAGGAAATATTCAATTCCAGCGCATGCACATTCGGCGCTTTGGAAATGGTTCTTGCCACTTCGACGTAATCCTCTGCGAGCGATCCCGCCACATTGGCGATGATCGGCACATCGAATTGATCGAGCCACGGAAGTTCTTCACCGACCACTTTTTCAAGTCCTGGGTTTTGCAACCCGATGGCATTGAGCATGCCGGATGAAGTTTCCGCCACGCGCGGTGTCGGGTTGCCGAGTCGCATCTCGGCAGTCGTCGCCTTGATCATGATCGAGCCGAGTTTCGACAAATCATAGAGCTGGGCGTATTCTTTCCCGAACCCGAAGCAGCCGGATGCCGGCATGATCGGGTTTTTCAAGTCAAGGCCAGGCAATTTTACGCTTAGATCCGTCATGAAATCACCACCCCTGCTGGAAATACAGGGCCATCGGAACATACTTTGATGTAATCCGTTTCGCTTCTCGTCGTCCGGCAGACGCACGCAAAGCATGCGCCGATGCCACAGCCCATGCGCTGTTCATAGGACAAAAACCCTTTTTTCTCCGGGTATGCCCATTGCACCGCTTCGAGCATCGGCGTCGGGCCGCAAGAATAATACGTGTCAAAATCATTCGGCAAACCATTTAAGATATGGGTCACGAAGCCTTCCGTCCCATGCGAACCGTCGACTGTGGCAATATGCGTATCGCCGAGAGCGCAGAATTTATCTTCATAAAACACCGCTTCGCTGCTTTCAAACCCGAGAATATGGACGGTCTCCACGCCTCTTGCATTCAATTGCCGTGCCAGTTCGTAAAGCGGCGGCACGCCAATCCCCCCTCCGATCAAATAGGCTTTTTTTCCGGCTTCATCAACCGGGAAACCGTGGCCAAGCGGCCCCAGCACATCCAATGTGTCGCGTTCTGTCTTCTGGGACAATAAGCTCGTGCCGCGCCCTTCCGAACGGTAGATCATCGTGAAGCTCGATGCGTCCTTATCGATTTTCGCCACGGAAATCGGCCGGCGCAGGAGCGGTTCAAAACTGTCCGCCACGCGCACATGGACAAATTGTCCTGGTTCGTTCATTTCCTGCACTAAAGAACCTGATACGGTCAGTTCGAAAATATTCTTGGCGATTTCGGATTGGGAGATAATTTCCATTTTCTCCTGTTTGATCATACACCTGCCCCCATTTCCTCTGCCTGGAATGTCATTGATTCGATGACTCTGAGCATCGCTTCTGCCGTGTCGAGTGAAGTCAAGCACGGTACACCGTTTTCGACCGATTCCCGGCGGATGCGGAACCCGTCGCGCTCCGGCTGCTTGCCTTTGGTCAAGGTGTTGATGACGATCTGTGCGTCGCCGTTTTGGATGACATCCAGCAACGTGCGGCCTTCCGCCCCGATTTTCCCCACTTCAGCCACGGCAATGCCTGCGGCTTCAAAAGCTTGAGCCGTCCCGCCAGTTGCCATGATCTGGTATCCGATATCCCGGAAGCGTTTCGCAAGCCCAACCGCTTCTTCTTTATCTTTATCGGAAACGGTCAGAAGCACAGTACCATGGTCTTTCACTTCCATGCCAGCTGCCGCTAATCCTTTATAGAGCGCTTTTTCAAGCGTGACGTCTTTGCCCATCACTTCCCCGGTCGATTTCATTTCCGGCCCGAGCGTGATGTCGACGCGGCGCAGTTTTGCGAATGAGAACACCGGCACTTTGACATACACCCCATTTTTCAACGGTGCAAGCCCTGGCGTATACCCTTGATCGATGATGCTTTGCCCCAAAATCGCTTTTGTGGCGATATTCGCCATCGGGATGCCGGTGATCTTGCTGAGGAACGGCACCGTGCGGCTTGAACGCGGGTTGACTTCGATGACAAACACTTCGCCTTTCGAGATGACGTACTGGATATTCAGCAAGCCGACAATCTTCAAGCCTTTGGCAAGCCGTGTCGTGTAATCGGTCAACGTCGCGATTTGCTGCTGCGAAATATTTTGCGGCGGATAGACGGCAATCGAATCTCCTGAGTGTACGCCTGCCCGTTCGATATGTTCCATGATGCCCGGAATCAAGACATTGTCCCCGTCGCAGATCGCATCGACTTCGATTTCTTCCCCTGTCAAGTAACGGTCGACCAATACCGGATGTTCTGGGCTAGCTTCGACTGCATGTTCCATATAATGGATCAAGTCGCTTTCGTTATAGACGATTTCCATCGCACGGCCCCCGAGTACATAAGATGGGCGGACCAGTACCGGATAGCCGATGTCGGAAGCAATGACGATCGCCTCTTCAGTCGACACCGCTGTTTTGCCGAGCGGCTGCGGGATGCCGATTGCATGGAGCGCCGCTTCGAATTTGTTGCGGTTTTCCGCTCTGTCGATGTCTTCAAGCGTCGTGCCGAGGATCTTCACGCCGTTTTCCTCGAGCTTATCGGCCAAGTTGATCGCTGTCTGCCCGCCGAATTGCACGACGACGCCTTTCGGCTGTTCGAGGTCGATGATGTGCATGACGTCTTCAATGGTCAAAGGCTCAAAATAGAGCTTGTCGGAAATGGAGAAATCAGTCGACACCGTCTCCGGGTTGTTGTTGATGATGATTGCCTCGTAGCCGGCTTCTTTGATCGCCCAGACGGAATGGACCGTTGCGTAATCGAATTCGACGCCCTGTCCGATGCGGATCGGGCCGGATCCAAGCACGATGACGCTTTCTTTGTCGGTGCGGATCGATTCGTTTTCGTCCTCGTAGCTGGCGTAGAAATAAGGCGTTTCCGATTCGAATTCCGCAGCGCATGTATCGACCATTTTATAGACCGGCATCAAGCCTTGTGCTTTACGCCATTCATAGACTTTTGCCTCTTCGGTTGACCATAGTTTGGCGATCGTTCTGTCGGCAAAGCCCATGCGTTTGGCTTTTCTCATAGTCTCATAATCAAATGGGTGTTGCTGCAACACTTTTTCAAAGCGCACGATCTTATCGAACTTCTCCAGGAAGAACAAATCGATTTGGCTCCAGTCATGGATCGTTTCGATCGTCACGCCGCGGCGAAGCGCTTCACCGATGAAGAACAACCTTTCGTCGCCTGCTTTACGTATGCGTTTTTCGATCCATTCATCGCTCATGTCCGTGCCGTTTTTCAGCTCCAAATGGAATTGGCCGGTTTCCAGTGAACGGACCGCTTTCAGCATCGATTCCTCAAACGTCCGGCCCATTGCCATGACTTCGCCTGTCGCTTTCATTTGCGTGCCGAGGTTGCGTTTGGCCGCTTCGAATTTATCGAACGGCCAGCGTGGGATTTTCGATACGACATAGTCAAGTGCAGGCTCGAATGCGGCGTAAGTACGGCCCGTCACGGGGTTCATCATTTCGCCGAGCGTC
Proteins encoded:
- a CDS encoding dihydroorotate dehydrogenase electron transfer subunit; the protein is MIKQEKMEIISQSEIAKNIFELTVSGSLVQEMNEPGQFVHVRVADSFEPLLRRPISVAKIDKDASSFTMIYRSEGRGTSLLSQKTERDTLDVLGPLGHGFPVDEAGKKAYLIGGGIGVPPLYELARQLNARGVETVHILGFESSEAVFYEDKFCALGDTHIATVDGSHGTEGFVTHILNGLPNDFDTYYSCGPTPMLEAVQWAYPEKKGFLSYEQRMGCGIGACFACVCRTTRSETDYIKVCSDGPVFPAGVVIS
- the carB gene encoding carbamoyl-phosphate synthase large subunit; translation: MPKRQDIKSILVIGSGPIVIGQAAEFDYAGTQACLALKEEGYRVILINSNPATIMTDTEIADKVYIEPITLEFVSRILRKERPDALLATLGGQTGLNMAIELDESGILDELGVEILGTKLEAIHKAEDRDLFRSLMNELGEPVPESDIIHNMEEAKRFVERIGYPVIVRPAFTLGGTGGGICHNDEQLHEIVASGLKYSPVTQCLLEKSIAGFKEIEYEVMRDAEDTAIVVCNMENIDPVGIHTGDSIVVAPSQTLSDREYQMLRNVSLKIIRALKIEGGCNVQLALDPYSFDYYIIEVNPRVSRSSALASKATGYPIAKLAAKIAVGLTLGEMMNPVTGRTYAAFEPALDYVVSKIPRWPFDKFEAAKRNLGTQMKATGEVMAMGRTFEESMLKAVRSLETGQFHLELKNGTDMSDEWIEKRIRKAGDERLFFIGEALRRGVTIETIHDWSQIDLFFLEKFDKIVRFEKVLQQHPFDYETMRKAKRMGFADRTIAKLWSTEEAKVYEWRKAQGLMPVYKMVDTCAAEFESETPYFYASYEDENESIRTDKESVIVLGSGPIRIGQGVEFDYATVHSVWAIKEAGYEAIIINNNPETVSTDFSISDKLYFEPLTIEDVMHIIDLEQPKGVVVQFGGQTAINLADKLEENGVKILGTTLEDIDRAENRNKFEAALHAIGIPQPLGKTAVSTEEAIVIASDIGYPVLVRPSYVLGGRAMEIVYNESDLIHYMEHAVEASPEHPVLVDRYLTGEEIEVDAICDGDNVLIPGIMEHIERAGVHSGDSIAVYPPQNISQQQIATLTDYTTRLAKGLKIVGLLNIQYVISKGEVFVIEVNPRSSRTVPFLSKITGIPMANIATKAILGQSIIDQGYTPGLAPLKNGVYVKVPVFSFAKLRRVDITLGPEMKSTGEVMGKDVTLEKALYKGLAAAGMEVKDHGTVLLTVSDKDKEEAVGLAKRFRDIGYQIMATGGTAQAFEAAGIAVAEVGKIGAEGRTLLDVIQNGDAQIVINTLTKGKQPERDGFRIRRESVENGVPCLTSLDTAEAMLRVIESMTFQAEEMGAGV